One Rosa chinensis cultivar Old Blush chromosome 3, RchiOBHm-V2, whole genome shotgun sequence DNA window includes the following coding sequences:
- the LOC121052369 gene encoding uncharacterized protein LOC121052369, which translates to MARNDLVYYVLLALDTIFDIEIQSCFKKGWPFCSFTVFNVDDIHIQQNNFDCGIFMLRYIINYDNLFKDELDSVNCHVQLALWMLKHLKNQAWMKVNEALDNENKNDGAKNKIKTIEEIDESTENSVDQHHGKSCSIVMQRKTSTLHARGRGCPRGAKNKNSRK; encoded by the exons ATGGCTCGAAATGATCTTGTTTATTATGTG CTTTTGGCATTGGACACAATATTTGACATTGAAATCCAAAGCTGTTTCAAGAAAGGATGGCCGTTTTGTTCATTCACAGTTTTCAATGTAGATGACATTCACATTCAACAAAACAACTTCGATTGTGGCATTTTCATGCTCAGATACATAATAAATTATGATAATCTGTTCAAAGATGAG TTAGATTCTGTAAATTGTCATGTGCAACTTGCTCTTTGGATGTTGAAGCACCTAAAGAACCAAGCATGGATGAAAGTTAATGAGGCTTTagataatgaaaacaaaaatgatgGTGCCAAGAACAAGATCAAGACAATAGAAGAAATTGATGAATCTACTGAAAATAGTGTTGATCAACATCATGGCAAGAGCTGTTCAATAGTCATGCAGAGAAAAACCTCAACACTACACGCAAGGGGTCGTGGTTGCCCTCGTGGTGCAAAGAATAAAAACTCtcgaaaataa